Proteins co-encoded in one Sediminispirochaeta bajacaliforniensis DSM 16054 genomic window:
- a CDS encoding MGH1-like glycoside hydrolase domain-containing protein has translation MSKKGFPIVHFYDQDFVDIYEKSWAWIEEAWYRNGEKNGLQEQFFRYPGGDTINQAEACMSTFFLVYSNRLFSAFHNLDNFYGKQESDGAIRCTYRIDDGNPVLTEENPLGVGPPLFALAEYNLFHKVGNKKRLKEIMSYLEAYYAWLELNFKDDTGLYVVPAEASMMENAPREGAVYLLDFNAQQAVNALYMSAIGDVLNDKEISFRYKRNYFSLKTRINSQMWDEESGFYYDLDKEGKRLNEKMIGAYWTLLAEIPNEDKSNALIAHLKNPETFGTEHPFPSLAVDSPHFTENGYGCRGSVYPSLNFMVIKGLEKYARYELAREASIRHLYFMLDTLHPEGDKKGNLWEAYLPHKEGPAQWPDSEDFPRPLYLPGIALSTITLMIENVLGLTISLPRKTVDWIVPTLEIMGIENLSLKRNMITILSNKSSRGWEIRLESEKLYYFTITVLDEKKKKTLPIPSGKCSMLIDKL, from the coding sequence ATTTCGAAAAAAGGGTTTCCGATCGTTCATTTTTACGATCAAGACTTTGTCGATATTTATGAAAAAAGCTGGGCGTGGATAGAGGAAGCCTGGTATCGAAACGGAGAGAAAAATGGGCTCCAGGAGCAATTTTTTCGCTACCCCGGTGGAGATACGATTAACCAGGCAGAGGCATGCATGTCTACCTTTTTCTTGGTTTACAGCAACCGACTTTTTTCCGCCTTCCACAACCTGGATAATTTCTACGGTAAGCAGGAAAGCGACGGTGCCATCCGCTGTACCTATCGAATAGACGATGGTAATCCGGTTTTAACCGAGGAAAACCCTCTTGGGGTTGGCCCTCCACTTTTTGCCTTGGCAGAATACAATCTGTTTCATAAGGTCGGCAATAAGAAACGGCTCAAGGAGATTATGTCTTATCTTGAGGCCTACTATGCCTGGCTTGAGCTTAATTTTAAAGATGATACCGGGCTGTACGTCGTACCTGCGGAAGCATCCATGATGGAGAATGCCCCCCGCGAGGGAGCGGTCTATCTGCTTGATTTTAATGCGCAGCAGGCCGTTAACGCGCTCTATATGAGTGCGATTGGCGATGTTCTCAACGACAAAGAGATAAGTTTTAGGTATAAAAGAAATTACTTTTCTCTAAAGACAAGAATTAATTCTCAGATGTGGGATGAGGAAAGCGGTTTTTATTACGATCTTGATAAAGAGGGGAAGCGCCTTAACGAAAAGATGATTGGTGCATATTGGACCCTCCTTGCCGAGATCCCTAATGAGGACAAGTCTAATGCTCTCATCGCTCATTTGAAGAATCCGGAAACCTTCGGTACAGAACATCCCTTTCCCTCTTTGGCTGTTGATTCTCCCCATTTCACTGAGAATGGATACGGTTGTCGAGGGTCTGTCTATCCTTCGTTGAATTTCATGGTTATCAAGGGGCTTGAAAAATATGCCCGCTATGAGCTGGCCAGAGAAGCATCTATCCGGCATCTCTATTTTATGCTTGATACCCTGCATCCCGAAGGTGATAAAAAGGGAAATTTGTGGGAAGCTTATCTTCCCCATAAGGAAGGCCCTGCACAGTGGCCCGATAGTGAGGATTTCCCGAGACCGCTATATCTGCCGGGAATTGCTCTTTCCACTATCACCCTGATGATTGAAAATGTTCTTGGTTTGACCATCAGTTTGCCGAGAAAGACCGTCGATTGGATCGTTCCTACCTTGGAGATCATGGGAATCGAGAATCTTTCGCTCAAGCGTAATATGATTACCATCCTCAGTAACAAAAGTTCGAGAGGGTGGGAGATAAGGCTTGAGTCGGAAAAACTCTACTATTTCACGATCACAGTATTGGATGAAAAGAAAAAGAAGACCCTGCCGATCCCGTCGGGGAAGTGTTCGATGTTGATCGACAAACTATAG
- a CDS encoding HU family DNA-binding protein — protein sequence MNNDKQVVETMPKVIEQHLRGLADTLDFVDAEEGFSRLKQAWSEKERLFTGQTRLLEMAEITELAEDDSRGCILLTNSGSLLSLFPHKGEGRVMEYASIPIRSDVPDIIREQGVTYAPSLSIGNPAILHGAPIKKTSPVYRIAVCEEGVSPAEQEKRIREATIFLTNGFARINCTIETPMAGKIEHFTKDRMAAYIAGRNDLTQLQVRRILDDFFSVVESGIMLGERVSLGSLGKIGYRVRPPSKARIITVPATGEEMTIPAKPSRAVVKFSPSGRLKERAEAIPIEEETDD from the coding sequence ATGAATAATGACAAACAAGTTGTAGAAACTATGCCGAAGGTGATTGAGCAGCATCTCAGAGGCCTGGCCGACACGCTTGACTTTGTCGATGCCGAAGAAGGGTTTTCTCGTCTAAAACAGGCATGGTCGGAAAAGGAACGGCTTTTTACCGGGCAGACAAGGCTTCTCGAAATGGCCGAAATAACGGAACTTGCCGAAGATGATTCCCGGGGCTGTATCCTTCTTACAAATTCAGGCTCTCTCCTCTCGCTTTTTCCCCATAAGGGTGAAGGGCGGGTAATGGAATATGCAAGCATCCCCATACGATCCGATGTTCCTGACATCATCAGAGAACAGGGGGTCACATACGCACCCTCCCTCTCGATCGGCAATCCTGCGATCCTTCATGGGGCTCCCATCAAAAAGACTTCACCGGTATATCGCATTGCCGTCTGCGAAGAAGGAGTATCCCCTGCGGAACAGGAAAAGAGGATCAGGGAAGCCACCATTTTTTTGACCAATGGCTTTGCAAGGATTAATTGCACCATCGAAACCCCTATGGCAGGTAAGATCGAGCATTTTACGAAAGATCGCATGGCAGCCTATATTGCCGGGCGTAACGACCTCACCCAACTCCAGGTCCGCAGAATTTTGGATGATTTCTTCTCGGTGGTGGAAAGCGGCATTATGTTGGGCGAGCGGGTCTCGTTAGGCTCCCTCGGGAAAATCGGTTACCGTGTGAGGCCGCCAAGCAAAGCCAGGATCATTACCGTCCCGGCGACTGGAGAGGAGATGACAATTCCCGCAAAGCCAAGCAGAGCTGTAGTTAAATTCTCACCTTCCGGAAGACTAAAAGAACGAGCCGAAGCCATTCCCATAGAAGAGGAAACGGACGACTAA
- the dnaX gene encoding DNA polymerase III subunit gamma/tau yields MSYEVTATRKRPQGFETLVGQDFVVSTLSSAVSSGRIAHAYLFSGPRGVGKTSAARLLAKALNCENGPTPAPCGECSSCREISRGNSLDVIEIDGASNTSVNDVREIKDEVLFAPNSGRYKVYIIDEVHMLSNSAFNALLKTIEEPPPYIVFIFATTEIHKVPATIRSRCQQFNFRLIQPETIKNKLAEAAAELQIEAEDEALFWIAKEATGSLRDAYTLFDQVASFSDKGITLEEIRQKLGLVGLERINGVAEALAEEDAGKAIDLTESILTDGVAVEQFIIDLAEYFRNLLFIHHGIKKEAVLGYSPERFSSKAREAWSVSQMETAIELLLKLYREIRYSLNQRFELELVMSRLAGMRSYLSPKEVLHQIGKLRSELVEGKLPLDSQQAAGPDNDVPETEPPRSSQIREHASTPREQVPQDASQSASQKASNPVHEKRHQDSISPEEHEEAPQEAGHAVAEQTEQAGVPRNLSQEEIQQTIDSLRKTKPALVSALEKAGTWHLEGETLSIDFENGFTVNFVRGEIPILADALLQIIGFRPAIKLNTISKEQQQEENDDTEVRLVTEVFRGEVIGPKKGERE; encoded by the coding sequence ATGTCATACGAAGTAACAGCAACAAGGAAACGGCCCCAGGGCTTTGAAACACTGGTTGGTCAGGATTTTGTCGTATCGACCCTTTCCAGTGCGGTTTCGTCGGGGAGAATAGCCCACGCCTATCTTTTTTCCGGCCCAAGAGGTGTCGGCAAGACCTCTGCGGCACGGCTTCTCGCAAAGGCCCTGAACTGTGAAAACGGCCCAACTCCTGCTCCTTGCGGGGAGTGTAGCAGCTGTCGGGAAATCTCCAGAGGTAACAGCCTCGATGTGATCGAGATCGACGGTGCCAGCAATACCAGCGTCAATGATGTACGGGAGATTAAGGACGAGGTCCTCTTTGCACCAAATAGCGGCCGCTACAAGGTGTATATCATCGACGAGGTCCACATGCTCTCCAACAGTGCCTTCAACGCACTGCTGAAGACCATAGAAGAGCCGCCTCCCTACATTGTCTTTATCTTTGCAACTACGGAAATTCACAAGGTACCGGCGACCATTCGCAGCCGTTGCCAGCAGTTCAATTTTCGCCTTATTCAGCCTGAAACGATCAAGAATAAATTAGCCGAAGCAGCCGCGGAGTTACAGATAGAGGCCGAAGATGAGGCGCTTTTCTGGATTGCCAAGGAGGCGACGGGAAGCCTTCGGGACGCATATACCCTTTTCGACCAGGTAGCCTCTTTTTCAGACAAGGGAATCACCTTGGAAGAGATACGCCAAAAGCTGGGGCTGGTAGGTCTGGAACGGATAAACGGGGTTGCAGAGGCTTTGGCGGAAGAGGATGCAGGAAAGGCCATCGATCTGACCGAATCAATCCTTACCGACGGCGTCGCAGTAGAGCAGTTCATCATTGATCTGGCCGAATACTTTCGAAATCTCCTTTTTATTCATCACGGAATCAAAAAAGAGGCGGTTCTCGGTTACAGCCCCGAACGTTTTTCGTCCAAGGCACGGGAAGCATGGAGCGTCTCTCAGATGGAGACGGCCATCGAACTCCTGCTCAAATTGTACCGGGAGATTCGCTACAGCCTGAACCAACGCTTTGAACTGGAACTTGTCATGAGCCGTCTGGCCGGTATGCGAAGCTACCTCTCCCCCAAAGAGGTTCTCCACCAAATCGGTAAACTTCGTAGCGAGCTGGTGGAAGGGAAACTTCCCCTTGATTCGCAGCAAGCAGCCGGTCCCGACAATGATGTTCCTGAAACCGAGCCTCCCCGGAGTTCACAGATTCGCGAACACGCATCCACCCCCCGAGAACAGGTTCCCCAAGACGCCTCCCAATCGGCCTCACAGAAGGCATCGAATCCTGTTCATGAAAAGAGGCACCAGGACTCGATATCACCCGAAGAACACGAAGAAGCCCCCCAGGAAGCCGGTCATGCCGTTGCAGAACAAACAGAGCAGGCAGGCGTACCAAGAAATCTTAGCCAAGAGGAAATTCAGCAGACAATTGACTCCTTACGAAAAACAAAGCCCGCCCTGGTTTCGGCATTAGAGAAGGCGGGAACATGGCACCTGGAGGGAGAAACGCTTTCCATCGATTTTGAAAACGGCTTTACCGTTAACTTCGTGCGTGGAGAGATTCCCATCCTTGCCGATGCGCTGTTGCAAATCATCGGATTTCGACCGGCGATTAAACTCAACACAATATCAAAGGAACAACAGCAGGAAGAAAACGACGATACAGAGGTTCGGCTTGTCACAGAAGTATTCCGCGGTGAAGTAATCGGCCCCAAAAAAGGAGAGAGGGAATGA
- the nfo gene encoding deoxyribonuclease IV, producing the protein MKYIGAHVSAAGGVEKAPLHAAEIGAGAFALFTKNQRQWKAKPLDESSVAAFSDHLSQAGISPDHVLPHDSYLINLGSPEEEKWQRAFDAFLDEVRRAEQLGLKLLNFHPGSHLKKISEAECIARIAKAMNRAIAETDSLVLVIENTAGQGSNIGYSFEQLGRLVELTENKKRVGVCIDTCHAFAAGYDIRSREAYDHTMAHFDEVVGLSYLRGMHLNDAKSELGSRVDRHAPLGDGNIGIEAFRFLMEDPRLDDIPLILETPEPDRWAQEIKTLYDFAGI; encoded by the coding sequence ATGAAGTATATCGGAGCACACGTTAGTGCCGCCGGCGGGGTTGAGAAGGCCCCGCTACATGCAGCGGAGATAGGCGCAGGGGCTTTTGCTCTTTTTACAAAAAATCAACGTCAGTGGAAGGCAAAGCCCTTGGATGAAAGCTCTGTAGCGGCTTTCTCCGACCATTTATCCCAAGCAGGGATCAGCCCCGATCATGTGCTGCCCCACGATTCCTACCTCATCAACTTGGGTTCTCCGGAAGAAGAAAAATGGCAGCGTGCCTTCGATGCCTTTTTGGATGAAGTAAGACGGGCCGAACAACTCGGCCTCAAGCTTCTTAATTTTCATCCGGGAAGTCACCTGAAAAAGATATCCGAAGCGGAGTGTATAGCACGGATTGCAAAGGCGATGAACAGGGCCATAGCAGAAACCGATAGCCTGGTTCTGGTTATAGAAAATACCGCAGGCCAGGGTTCAAACATAGGTTACAGCTTCGAACAGCTGGGACGACTTGTAGAGTTGACGGAAAATAAGAAGCGGGTCGGAGTCTGTATCGATACCTGCCACGCATTTGCCGCCGGGTATGATATCCGCAGCAGGGAAGCCTATGACCATACCATGGCACACTTTGACGAAGTCGTCGGCCTTTCCTACCTGCGGGGTATGCACCTGAACGATGCCAAATCCGAGCTTGGAAGCAGGGTTGACCGTCATGCCCCCTTGGGGGACGGAAACATCGGTATCGAAGCCTTTCGTTTCCTGATGGAAGATCCCAGGCTCGATGATATTCCTCTGATTCTGGAGACACCGGAACCCGACCGCTGGGCCCAAGAAATCAAGACCCTTTACGACTTTGCAGGCATCTGA
- a CDS encoding YbaB/EbfC family nucleoid-associated protein — protein MNPMDLFKNIQNLQSGMKDMQEQLKDIVVIGTAGGGMVAIEMNGQMQVIGVRIEREVVDPEDIGMLEDLVRAAFNDAFAKVREEMQNKLSGGLGNLNLPPDLLNNLGNPG, from the coding sequence ATGAATCCCATGGACCTGTTCAAAAACATACAGAACCTACAATCCGGCATGAAAGACATGCAGGAGCAGTTGAAAGATATCGTGGTAATCGGTACTGCGGGCGGTGGCATGGTCGCCATCGAAATGAACGGACAGATGCAGGTCATCGGTGTCAGAATCGAACGCGAAGTAGTCGATCCCGAAGATATAGGCATGCTGGAAGATCTGGTCCGGGCCGCTTTTAACGATGCATTTGCAAAGGTTCGCGAAGAGATGCAGAATAAACTTTCCGGCGGTTTGGGAAATCTGAACCTTCCGCCCGACTTGCTTAACAATTTGGGAAACCCCGGCTGA
- a CDS encoding SPFH domain-containing protein, with protein MNPFLPLMLLIFLFGAVILVSLIRSVRIVPGKVALVVERLGKYSRTLDAGFHVLVPFIERVKYKHGLKEMAVDVPAQDCFTQDNVKVRVDGVLYMKVVDARRASYGITNYQYATIQLAQTTMRSVIGRLELDKTFEERDAINAEVVKAVDEAADAWGVKVSRYEIQNINVPSGILEAMEVQMRAEREKRAAIARSLGEKESKINYSQAEMEEAVNRSEGVKEKMINEAEGKAQEILSLARATAEGIKLVARSVANQGGEDALALRVAEGYIEELSKLAKKQTRVVVPMDVTDMSAMMTKAERMVKE; from the coding sequence ATGAACCCTTTTCTTCCCTTGATGCTTCTTATTTTTCTTTTCGGGGCCGTTATTCTTGTTAGCTTGATTCGTAGTGTTCGGATCGTTCCAGGCAAGGTTGCCTTGGTGGTCGAACGGCTTGGCAAGTACAGCCGTACCCTTGACGCCGGGTTTCATGTACTCGTTCCCTTTATTGAACGGGTCAAGTATAAGCATGGACTAAAAGAGATGGCCGTCGATGTTCCTGCCCAGGACTGTTTTACCCAGGACAATGTCAAGGTTCGGGTTGACGGGGTCTTATATATGAAGGTGGTCGATGCACGACGTGCAAGCTACGGCATCACCAATTATCAGTATGCAACCATTCAGCTTGCTCAGACCACCATGCGGTCGGTCATCGGTAGGCTTGAACTTGATAAAACCTTCGAAGAACGGGATGCTATCAATGCCGAGGTTGTGAAAGCTGTGGATGAGGCTGCCGATGCCTGGGGGGTCAAGGTTTCCCGGTATGAGATCCAGAATATCAATGTTCCATCGGGAATCCTGGAGGCGATGGAAGTTCAGATGCGTGCAGAGCGGGAAAAGCGGGCTGCGATTGCCCGAAGTCTCGGAGAGAAAGAGTCGAAGATCAACTACAGCCAGGCCGAAATGGAAGAGGCTGTCAACCGCTCTGAAGGTGTAAAGGAAAAAATGATCAACGAGGCTGAAGGAAAGGCCCAGGAGATCCTTTCCCTGGCGAGAGCAACGGCTGAAGGAATCAAATTGGTTGCCCGGTCGGTGGCGAATCAGGGGGGAGAGGATGCACTGGCCCTGCGGGTTGCCGAAGGGTATATCGAAGAGTTGAGCAAACTGGCTAAAAAGCAGACGAGGGTTGTTGTCCCTATGGACGTTACCGACATGTCCGCCATGATGACAAAGGCCGAACGTATGGTCAAAGAGTAA
- a CDS encoding NAD(P)/FAD-dependent oxidoreductase: MGYKRYQLSLPTDYREEDLLRLLRKESGLTEFRYAIEKKSLDARKKREIHWLLSIVVISDQLLGESWTAPAPPHVPKRRGPCHVVVVGSGPAGIFSALVLAEAGCSVTVIERGSRIEKRKRDIDAFEADSIFPLCNNYAFGEGGAGAFSDGKLTSRSKHIGPERALIHKAFIEAGAPEEIAWLAHPHLGSDNLFRITRALRAKVETLGGSFAFDTFLEGFTPLSAGGFRLSCKKSIGGKGSEIDGMECDYLIVACGHSADDTIAMMIHSGVPYRTKNFALGFRVEHEQRVINHAQWGSFHVPGVKAAEYRLTAADNVYTFCMCPGGRVVPAAAFSDRNIVNGMSNYYRDGRFANAAVVAGLHPDQLAGRPVSPLEALELLADLERRFVQVGNAYAVPAASISAFLAGKAPGILPQESSYPFPLIPADPEALYPELLLPRLRRGLAQFCSKIRGFDTGTILGLESRTSSSVQVLRDRDGSIPQFPGLFVVGEASGWAGGIVSSAADGIRAAMTVVGT; this comes from the coding sequence ATGGGCTATAAACGATATCAGCTGTCTCTTCCTACCGATTACAGGGAAGAGGACCTTCTCAGGCTTCTTCGTAAAGAGAGTGGTCTGACCGAATTCCGCTATGCAATCGAAAAAAAGAGTCTTGACGCACGAAAGAAAAGGGAAATTCATTGGCTTTTGTCGATTGTTGTCATCTCCGATCAACTGCTGGGCGAGTCCTGGACAGCGCCTGCCCCCCCCCATGTGCCCAAGAGGCGTGGCCCCTGTCATGTGGTGGTGGTCGGTAGTGGCCCCGCCGGTATATTCTCGGCTTTGGTTCTTGCCGAGGCGGGGTGTTCGGTAACCGTCATAGAACGCGGTTCCCGGATTGAAAAACGTAAACGCGATATCGATGCCTTTGAGGCCGACTCGATCTTTCCCCTGTGCAACAACTATGCCTTTGGTGAGGGAGGGGCGGGGGCCTTTTCCGACGGCAAACTGACCTCCCGATCGAAGCATATCGGCCCCGAGCGTGCTCTTATCCATAAAGCCTTCATCGAAGCCGGGGCCCCCGAAGAGATAGCCTGGCTTGCACACCCCCATCTCGGCAGCGATAACCTTTTTCGAATAACTCGTGCTCTTCGTGCCAAGGTGGAGACCTTAGGAGGCTCCTTTGCTTTTGATACGTTTTTGGAGGGATTTACCCCTCTTTCCGCAGGCGGGTTTCGTTTATCATGCAAAAAAAGCATTGGCGGCAAAGGTTCGGAAATTGATGGGATGGAATGTGATTATCTGATCGTTGCCTGCGGCCATTCGGCCGACGATACCATCGCTATGATGATTCACAGCGGGGTACCTTATCGAACAAAAAACTTTGCTCTTGGCTTTCGGGTGGAGCATGAGCAGCGTGTCATTAATCATGCCCAATGGGGCAGCTTCCATGTGCCCGGGGTAAAGGCTGCGGAGTATCGTCTGACGGCAGCGGATAATGTCTATACCTTTTGTATGTGTCCCGGCGGTCGGGTGGTTCCGGCGGCGGCTTTTTCCGATCGAAATATTGTCAATGGTATGAGTAATTATTACAGGGACGGACGCTTTGCCAATGCGGCGGTGGTTGCTGGACTCCATCCCGACCAGCTTGCCGGACGCCCCGTTTCTCCTCTCGAAGCCCTGGAGCTTCTTGCCGATCTTGAGCGCCGTTTTGTGCAAGTAGGCAATGCTTATGCGGTACCAGCCGCCTCTATTTCGGCCTTCCTCGCCGGAAAGGCTCCGGGAATACTGCCCCAGGAGAGCTCCTATCCCTTTCCTCTCATTCCTGCAGACCCCGAGGCCCTCTATCCTGAATTGCTTCTTCCAAGGCTTCGTCGTGGTCTGGCTCAATTCTGCAGCAAGATCAGGGGGTTTGATACGGGAACCATCCTTGGATTGGAAAGCAGAACCTCTTCTTCCGTCCAGGTTCTGCGGGATCGGGATGGATCTATCCCTCAATTCCCGGGGCTTTTTGTGGTGGGGGAGGCCTCCGGCTGGGCCGGGGGAATCGTAAGTTCCGCTGCCGACGGCATCCGGGCGGCGATGACAGTGGTCGGAACTTAG
- a CDS encoding SPFH domain-containing protein: protein MNVILAYLLAFVVIVIFFKLIRIVPEQEVYIIERFGKYEKSLGSGLHLVIPFVQRVAYKHTLKEEVIDVEPQVCITADNVQVTVDGLLYLRVMDAEKASYGIDNYRYATAQLAKTTMRSEIGKLDLDRSFSERDEINDAIVRAVDEASDPWGIKVTRYEIKDIRPTDTIEQAMEQQMRAEREKRAEILASEGEKMSRINISQGDREAAINLSKGERQRRINEAEGRSKAIEVTSAATAEGLQMIAEALQLPKGKAAMGLRLAEQYLTKFGAILDTAETTVLPDDLARLKSLIDTVAPGIAGGKV from the coding sequence ATGAACGTTATTTTGGCCTACCTTCTTGCCTTTGTGGTCATCGTGATCTTTTTTAAATTGATCAGGATCGTACCCGAGCAGGAGGTGTATATCATTGAAAGATTTGGAAAGTACGAGAAAAGTCTCGGCTCCGGACTTCATCTCGTGATTCCTTTTGTCCAGCGGGTGGCCTATAAGCATACCCTGAAAGAAGAGGTGATCGATGTGGAGCCTCAAGTCTGTATTACCGCGGACAATGTCCAGGTTACTGTCGACGGACTTCTCTATCTCCGTGTGATGGATGCAGAAAAGGCGAGCTATGGGATCGACAATTACCGCTATGCAACCGCTCAGCTGGCAAAGACCACGATGAGGTCGGAGATCGGAAAACTGGATCTTGATCGTTCCTTCAGTGAACGGGATGAGATCAACGATGCAATCGTCCGGGCCGTTGACGAGGCTTCCGATCCTTGGGGCATCAAGGTTACTCGTTATGAGATAAAGGATATTCGCCCCACCGATACCATCGAACAGGCGATGGAGCAGCAGATGCGGGCGGAGCGGGAGAAGCGGGCGGAAATTCTTGCCAGCGAAGGCGAAAAAATGAGCCGTATCAACATCTCTCAGGGAGACCGGGAGGCTGCGATTAATCTTTCCAAGGGAGAGCGCCAGCGTCGGATTAACGAAGCGGAAGGGCGCTCCAAGGCGATTGAGGTTACCAGTGCGGCCACAGCCGAAGGCTTACAGATGATCGCCGAGGCATTGCAGCTTCCTAAGGGAAAGGCGGCCATGGGCTTGCGGCTGGCGGAACAGTATCTTACCAAGTTTGGAGCCATTCTCGATACGGCGGAAACAACGGTTCTTCCGGATGATCTTGCCAGGCTTAAATCTCTTATCGATACGGTGGCACCGGGAATAGCCGGAGGTAAGGTATGA
- the recR gene encoding recombination mediator RecR, with the protein MNQLERLIRSLSRLPGVGRKSAARIAHYLLKADSAFVTRLAEEIGTLKEHIHPCPVCGNFTEDALCSVCSDPRRDGTQICVVEEPQDVATIESTGEYNGLFHVLGGAINPMNGVGPSDLSIDKLVKRASEDTVKEIIIATNPTVEGDTTALYLQNILKERPIEVSRLASGLPVGGDLEYADKLTLARSFRGRTKL; encoded by the coding sequence ATGAACCAGTTGGAGCGACTCATCCGAAGCCTTTCTAGGTTACCGGGTGTGGGAAGAAAGAGTGCCGCACGAATTGCCCATTACCTTCTCAAAGCCGATTCGGCCTTTGTCACGCGACTTGCGGAAGAGATCGGCACACTAAAAGAACACATACATCCCTGCCCTGTCTGCGGAAACTTCACCGAGGATGCGCTCTGTTCCGTCTGCTCGGATCCTCGTCGGGATGGAACACAGATCTGCGTGGTGGAAGAGCCTCAGGATGTGGCGACCATCGAGTCAACAGGGGAGTATAACGGCCTTTTTCACGTTCTTGGCGGAGCCATCAATCCGATGAACGGAGTCGGGCCGAGCGATCTTTCCATTGATAAGCTGGTCAAACGGGCATCCGAAGATACGGTGAAGGAAATTATCATCGCAACCAATCCTACAGTCGAGGGAGACACCACCGCACTTTACCTTCAGAATATCCTAAAGGAACGCCCCATTGAGGTCAGCCGCCTGGCATCCGGGCTGCCGGTAGGCGGTGATCTCGAATATGCGGACAAGCTTACCCTTGCCCGCTCCTTCCGGGGACGAACGAAACTATAG
- a CDS encoding metallophosphoesterase family protein — protein sequence MFFLPSIVTRRTLPTREAYLQIVKAATDKLRGEDQLVRPRDEHNRPGGLIRLQEGITMIVPDLHARIPFLLHALVFPVEGRPFIDLMKEGAGTMVCVGDGLHSEARAYQRWQVALLELLEGFSHHEAMDEEMLEGLGQMELVMRLKLAFPDRFHFLKGNHENILNREGNGDHPFRKFVLEGEMVRVYLQKFYGDDFLKSYADFERALPLVAADGNFMVSHAEPARSFSREEVIRYRSLDDVVEGLTWTPNDGSDEGSVQTMIESFCASPDQAVYFGGHRTIEGRYSLRASGRFIQLHNPSSFRVALADSGRPFDPERDIVDVSGDPAALLQRSELEISEETL from the coding sequence ATGTTTTTCTTGCCTTCGATAGTCACACGCAGAACGCTTCCCACTCGGGAAGCGTATCTGCAGATTGTGAAAGCCGCGACAGATAAACTCAGGGGAGAGGACCAGCTTGTTCGTCCCCGGGATGAGCATAATCGTCCCGGAGGCCTTATTCGTCTGCAGGAAGGGATCACCATGATTGTCCCCGATCTTCATGCCAGAATCCCTTTTCTTCTGCATGCCCTGGTTTTTCCCGTAGAAGGCCGACCTTTCATCGACCTGATGAAAGAAGGGGCGGGGACGATGGTTTGCGTGGGTGACGGCTTGCACTCCGAAGCCAGAGCTTACCAGCGGTGGCAGGTTGCTTTGCTGGAGCTTCTGGAGGGCTTTTCCCATCATGAAGCAATGGATGAGGAGATGCTGGAGGGACTGGGACAAATGGAACTGGTGATGCGGCTGAAACTCGCCTTTCCCGATCGTTTCCACTTTCTCAAAGGTAACCATGAGAATATTCTCAACAGGGAGGGAAACGGAGATCATCCTTTTCGAAAATTTGTTTTGGAGGGCGAAATGGTCCGCGTTTATCTTCAGAAATTCTACGGTGATGATTTTCTGAAGTCCTATGCCGATTTTGAACGAGCGCTTCCCCTTGTTGCTGCGGATGGTAACTTTATGGTTTCCCATGCAGAACCGGCGCGCTCCTTTTCCCGTGAGGAGGTTATCCGTTACCGTTCGCTTGATGATGTGGTGGAGGGACTTACCTGGACCCCCAACGACGGCTCAGATGAGGGAAGTGTACAAACGATGATAGAGAGTTTCTGTGCAAGCCCCGATCAGGCGGTCTATTTCGGCGGACACCGGACCATAGAGGGGCGTTACTCCCTTCGGGCTTCGGGACGTTTTATCCAGCTTCATAATCCCTCTTCCTTCCGGGTAGCCCTGGCCGATTCCGGACGGCCCTTCGACCCTGAGAGGGATATTGTCGATGTTTCGGGGGATCCGGCAGCGCTTTTACAGCGTTCGGAGCTTGAAATATCAGAGGAAACGCTATGA